In the genome of Pseudomonadota bacterium, one region contains:
- the paaA gene encoding 1,2-phenylacetyl-CoA epoxidase subunit A: MYTQGLDQKQKKSAADPGDTPERLAAFQARIDADEKIEPKDWMPSAYRKTLIRQMSQHAHSEIVGMLPEGNWITRAPTLRRKAILLAKVQDEAGHGLYIYGATETLGVSRDNLVADLLSGKAKYSSIFNYPTITWADIGTIGWLVDGAAIMNQIPLCRCSYGPYARAMVRVCKEESFHQRQGYEIMLELCRGTDEQKRMAQDALNRWWWPSLMMFGPSDKNSEHSAQSMAWKIKRISNDELRQKFVDATVPQAEYLGLKMPDEDLVFDQKTGHYRFGEIDWEEFWEVLKGNGKCNRERLEARNRAHDDGRWVRKAASAYAEKQAARDAA; the protein is encoded by the coding sequence ATGTATACCCAAGGTCTTGACCAAAAACAGAAAAAGTCGGCCGCCGATCCTGGCGACACCCCCGAGCGTCTCGCTGCATTCCAGGCGCGGATCGACGCCGATGAGAAAATCGAGCCCAAAGACTGGATGCCATCGGCTTACCGCAAGACCCTGATCCGGCAGATGTCCCAGCACGCCCATTCGGAGATCGTCGGCATGCTGCCCGAAGGCAACTGGATTACCCGCGCGCCGACGCTCCGGCGCAAAGCCATACTGCTGGCCAAGGTTCAGGATGAAGCCGGTCATGGCCTGTATATATACGGTGCCACGGAAACGCTGGGGGTATCCCGCGACAACCTGGTCGCTGACTTGCTCAGCGGGAAAGCCAAGTACTCGAGTATTTTCAATTACCCAACGATTACCTGGGCCGATATCGGCACGATCGGCTGGCTGGTCGATGGCGCCGCGATCATGAACCAGATTCCGCTGTGCCGCTGCTCCTACGGCCCCTATGCCAGGGCCATGGTCCGAGTCTGCAAGGAAGAGAGTTTTCACCAGCGCCAGGGCTATGAAATCATGCTCGAACTGTGCCGGGGCACGGATGAGCAAAAGCGCATGGCGCAGGACGCCCTGAACCGCTGGTGGTGGCCATCGCTGATGATGTTCGGCCCCAGCGACAAGAACTCGGAGCACAGCGCCCAGTCGATGGCCTGGAAAATCAAGCGCATCAGCAATGACGAACTGCGCCAGAAGTTTGTCGATGCGACGGTGCCGCAAGCCGAATACCTGGGGCTCAAGATGCCGGATGAGGATCTCGTTTTTGACCAAAAAACCGGCCACTACCGATTTGGGGAAATCGACTGGGAGGAGTTCTGGGAAGTGCTCAAGGGCAACGGAAAATGCAACCGTGAGCGATTGGAAGCCCGCAACAGGGCCCACGATGATGGCCGCTGGGTTCGGAAAGCCGCGAGCGCCTACGCGGAAAAACAAGCGGCAAGAGACGCAGCATGA
- the paaB gene encoding 1,2-phenylacetyl-CoA epoxidase subunit B — protein MSKQDWPLFEVFIRARSGLSHRHFGSIHAADETMALDHARDLYTRRNEGVSIWVVRSTEIIASDPADSDSLFEPAADKIYRHPTFYKIPDDVENI, from the coding sequence ATGAGTAAACAGGACTGGCCATTATTCGAAGTATTCATCCGCGCCCGATCGGGTCTGAGCCACCGCCATTTTGGCAGTATTCACGCCGCCGATGAGACGATGGCGCTTGACCATGCACGCGATCTGTATACCCGGCGCAACGAGGGCGTCAGCATCTGGGTTGTCAGATCCACCGAGATCATCGCCTCCGACCCGGCAGACAGCGATTCATTGTTCGAGCCGGCTGCCGACAAGATCTACCGCCATCCGACTTTTTACAAGATTCCGGACGATGTCGAAAATATATAA
- the paaC gene encoding phenylacetate-CoA oxygenase subunit PaaC — protein sequence MTKVQALVTYATRMGDNAIVMAQRLSEWVGHGPELEEEMAMANFALDYVGQARMFFSYAGELDGKGRSEDDICFLRDGWDYGNVLLLEQPNGDFGETIARLVLFETFYSLQLEALMSSPATKLAEIAARAVKESTYHLRHASHWLIRLGDGTDESHRRVQHAIDRLWTYTGELFEADQVDRIMRSEWEGPDLAVLREQWHRQIDALLSKATLQKPADCWMDSGGKQGHHSEHLGYILAEMQSLQRTYPGANW from the coding sequence ATGACCAAAGTACAAGCACTGGTCACATATGCCACGCGCATGGGGGACAATGCCATCGTCATGGCGCAGCGCCTTTCCGAGTGGGTTGGCCACGGCCCGGAGCTCGAAGAAGAAATGGCGATGGCCAATTTCGCGCTCGACTATGTCGGGCAGGCGCGAATGTTTTTCTCTTACGCCGGTGAACTCGATGGCAAGGGGCGAAGCGAAGACGATATCTGTTTTCTCCGTGATGGATGGGATTACGGCAATGTCCTGCTGCTCGAACAGCCAAACGGGGATTTCGGCGAGACCATCGCCCGGCTGGTGTTGTTCGAAACATTTTATTCTCTCCAGCTGGAGGCCCTGATGTCATCCCCGGCCACGAAACTCGCTGAAATAGCCGCGCGTGCGGTCAAGGAGTCCACTTACCACCTTCGCCACGCCAGCCACTGGCTGATTCGTCTCGGCGACGGCACCGATGAAAGCCACCGGCGGGTGCAGCACGCGATCGATCGCCTGTGGACCTACACCGGGGAGCTGTTCGAGGCTGACCAGGTCGATCGAATCATGCGCTCAGAATGGGAAGGACCGGATCTGGCAGTCCTGCGCGAACAATGGCATCGGCAAATCGATGCGTTGCTGAGCAAAGCCACTTTGCAAAAACCGGCAGACTGCTGGATGGATTCCGGTGGCAAGCAAGGCCATCACAGCGAGCATTTAGGTTACATCCTGGCCGAGATGCAAAGCCTGCAACGCACCTACCCGGGCGCCAACTGGTAA
- the paaJ gene encoding phenylacetate-CoA oxygenase subunit PaaJ, with translation MAAQSKTLEASAWEILEQIPDPEIPVLSIVDLGIVRSVEVDGAKVIVGVAPTYSGCPATEVIEDSVVKSLQSGGIDQVSVQRVLSPPWTSDWISDRGREKLRKYGVAPPEKGAAARDRLLGDPIATERIVACPRCGTENTEKVSEFGSTACKASYKCIECLEPFEYFKCI, from the coding sequence ATGGCGGCTCAGAGCAAAACCCTTGAAGCATCGGCCTGGGAAATCCTGGAGCAAATACCCGACCCGGAAATCCCCGTATTGAGCATCGTCGATCTTGGCATCGTGCGCTCGGTGGAAGTCGACGGTGCAAAGGTGATTGTCGGCGTCGCGCCAACCTATTCGGGTTGCCCTGCGACCGAAGTCATCGAGGACAGCGTCGTCAAGTCGCTGCAATCGGGGGGTATCGATCAGGTATCCGTACAGCGGGTGTTGTCGCCACCATGGACCAGCGACTGGATCAGTGATCGCGGGCGCGAGAAATTGCGGAAGTATGGCGTCGCGCCGCCGGAAAAAGGGGCGGCAGCACGCGACAGGCTGCTCGGTGACCCCATCGCAACGGAACGCATCGTCGCCTGTCCGAGGTGCGGTACCGAGAACACGGAAAAGGTCAGTGAATTCGGCTCGACGGCTTGCAAGGCCTCCTACAAATGCATTGAATGCCTTGAGCCATTCGAATATTTCAAATGCATATGA
- the paaI gene encoding hydroxyphenylacetyl-CoA thioesterase PaaI: protein MTDLEQAMACRDAMYAKDLASQALGIEVTIPEPGSAEARMNITAAMLNGFGICHGGYIFALADTAFAFACNAYDRVTVAAGASIDYLKPVHAGDVLRANAREIHRGGRAGLYEVSVRNQDDLLVAMFQGRSSALDRSLLDGLDQA from the coding sequence ATGACTGATCTTGAGCAAGCCATGGCGTGCCGGGATGCAATGTATGCGAAAGACCTGGCGTCGCAGGCACTGGGCATCGAGGTCACGATCCCGGAGCCCGGCTCGGCTGAGGCACGCATGAACATAACCGCCGCCATGCTCAACGGCTTCGGCATTTGCCATGGCGGCTATATTTTTGCGCTGGCGGACACCGCGTTCGCCTTTGCCTGCAATGCCTACGACCGGGTCACGGTGGCAGCCGGGGCGAGTATCGATTACCTCAAACCGGTACACGCCGGCGATGTGCTGCGCGCCAATGCGAGGGAAATACACCGTGGCGGGCGCGCCGGCCTCTATGAAGTCAGCGTACGCAACCAGGACGATCTGCTGGTTGCCATGTTCCAGGGACGGTCGAGCGCGCTGGACAGATCGCTGCTCGATGGCCTGGATCAGGCGTAG
- the pcaF gene encoding 3-oxoadipyl-CoA thiolase, with amino-acid sequence MSDAFICDAVRTPIGRYGGSLAQVRADDLAARPIAEILNRNSGLDPKAIDDLYYGCANQAGEDNRNVARMAGLLAGLPVDVAACTVNRLCGSGMDAIGMAARSIKTGEASLVMAGGVESMSRAPLVIPKQETAYGRRAEMFDTTMGWRFVNPLMQELYGVDSMPETGENVAEQYSINRADQDAFAFASQQRVAIAQKKGFFAHEIVPVSIAQRRGDPLIVDTDEHPRADTSLEKLSRLPTPFRKDGTVTAGNASGINDGACALLLASGKAARKHGLKPLAKVVVMAVAGVEPRIMGIGPLPATKKVLAIAGLELAQMDVIEINEAFAAQSLAVLRELGLPDDAARVNANGGAIALGHPLGMTGARLITTAAYQLRETGGRYALCTMCIGVGQGIAMIIESV; translated from the coding sequence ATGAGCGATGCATTTATCTGCGACGCGGTACGAACTCCGATTGGCCGCTATGGCGGGTCACTGGCCCAGGTACGTGCCGATGACCTGGCGGCCAGGCCGATCGCGGAAATTCTGAACCGGAACAGCGGCCTCGATCCAAAGGCCATCGACGATCTCTATTACGGTTGCGCCAACCAGGCTGGCGAGGACAACCGAAATGTTGCGCGCATGGCCGGCCTGCTGGCCGGTTTGCCGGTCGATGTCGCGGCCTGCACAGTGAATCGCCTGTGCGGCTCGGGCATGGATGCGATCGGGATGGCCGCGCGCAGCATCAAAACCGGGGAAGCTTCACTGGTTATGGCTGGCGGCGTCGAATCCATGTCGCGCGCTCCGCTGGTGATCCCGAAACAGGAAACGGCGTACGGGCGCAGGGCGGAGATGTTCGATACGACGATGGGCTGGCGGTTCGTCAACCCATTGATGCAAGAACTATATGGCGTGGATTCGATGCCGGAAACCGGCGAAAACGTCGCCGAGCAATACAGCATCAACCGCGCCGATCAGGACGCGTTTGCTTTCGCGAGCCAGCAGCGGGTTGCGATTGCACAGAAAAAAGGTTTTTTTGCCCACGAGATCGTCCCGGTCAGCATCGCGCAGCGGCGCGGCGATCCGCTCATCGTGGATACTGACGAACACCCGCGGGCGGACACCAGCCTGGAGAAACTGTCGCGGTTGCCAACGCCGTTTCGCAAAGACGGCACGGTAACCGCGGGGAATGCTTCGGGGATCAACGATGGGGCCTGCGCGCTGCTCCTCGCATCGGGCAAGGCAGCCAGAAAGCACGGTCTGAAACCGCTGGCCAAGGTGGTCGTCATGGCGGTAGCCGGCGTCGAGCCACGGATCATGGGCATCGGCCCGCTACCGGCGACAAAAAAAGTGCTGGCGATAGCCGGTCTCGAACTGGCGCAGATGGATGTCATCGAGATCAACGAGGCTTTTGCCGCGCAGTCGCTGGCGGTCCTGCGCGAACTCGGTCTGCCGGATGATGCCGCGCGGGTAAACGCGAATGGCGGCGCCATTGCGCTCGGTCATCCGCTGGGCATGACCGGCGCACGCCTGATCACGACCGCCGCCTACCAGTTACGCGAGACCGGTGGCCGTTACGCGCTGTGTACGATGTGCATAGGCGTCGGCCAGGGCATCGCAATGATTATCGAGAGTGTTTGA
- a CDS encoding 2Fe-2S iron-sulfur cluster binding domain-containing protein — protein MKHFHNLTVARIEPETPDSVCVYLSVPEELRDEYAFVQGQHLPVRAEIDGVQVRRTYSICSAIDDPELRIGVRVQKNGLFSGYIANILKAGDVLEAMPPVGHFQTPLSAEKKKNYVAFVSGSGITPLLSIAKTTLATEPQSRFFLFYANRTHESTMFLEELYALKNQYPDRLSLHFVFSREEQEFEIASGRFDADKVRQLYQGFCAGLTADEVFICGPGTMSDTVKETLVELGISRGNIHSERFAVSKKTEPAPKTVAPQPADLAENIASVTVILDGHTKKFAMPMDDMTLLEAGREHGLELPASCEAGVCSTCRTHLREGKVEMEENYALEPWEVEEGFILACQARPLSRTLIIDYDKT, from the coding sequence ATGAAACATTTTCACAACTTGACGGTTGCCCGGATCGAACCGGAGACACCGGATTCGGTGTGCGTTTATCTGAGTGTGCCGGAGGAACTCCGCGATGAGTATGCCTTTGTCCAGGGCCAGCACTTGCCGGTACGCGCCGAGATAGACGGCGTACAGGTCAGGCGAACTTATTCGATATGCAGCGCGATCGACGACCCGGAGCTCCGCATTGGCGTTCGGGTGCAGAAAAACGGTCTGTTTTCCGGTTATATCGCCAATATTCTGAAGGCCGGGGATGTACTCGAGGCAATGCCGCCGGTCGGTCACTTCCAGACCCCGTTATCAGCGGAAAAAAAGAAAAACTACGTGGCGTTCGTCTCCGGTAGCGGAATTACTCCCCTGCTGTCGATAGCGAAAACCACGCTGGCTACAGAGCCGCAAAGCCGGTTTTTCCTGTTCTACGCCAACAGGACTCATGAAAGCACGATGTTTCTTGAGGAGCTGTACGCCCTGAAAAACCAGTACCCCGATCGACTGTCTCTGCATTTCGTTTTCAGCCGGGAGGAGCAGGAATTCGAAATCGCCAGCGGGCGTTTCGATGCGGACAAAGTCCGCCAGCTCTACCAGGGTTTCTGTGCGGGCCTGACCGCCGATGAAGTTTTCATCTGCGGTCCCGGCACGATGAGCGATACGGTCAAGGAAACTCTCGTTGAACTCGGCATCAGCAGAGGCAATATTCACAGCGAGCGGTTTGCGGTCAGCAAGAAAACCGAACCGGCGCCGAAAACCGTTGCCCCGCAGCCCGCCGACCTGGCCGAGAATATCGCCAGCGTCACGGTAATCCTCGATGGGCATACGAAAAAGTTCGCCATGCCGATGGATGACATGACGTTGCTGGAAGCAGGCCGCGAACATGGCCTGGAATTGCCTGCCTCCTGCGAGGCAGGAGTCTGCTCGACCTGCCGCACGCACCTGCGCGAAGGCAAGGTGGAGATGGAAGAAAACTATGCACTGGAACCCTGGGAAGTCGAGGAAGGATTTATCCTGGCCTGCCAGGCACGCCCGCTCAGCAGGACCTTGATCATCGACTACGACAAGACCTGA
- a CDS encoding enoyl-CoA hydratase/isomerase family protein: MSETVILTRHSQVAVITIDNPPVNALSHAVRQGISDCLAEADGDDAIEALIIYCAGRTFIAGADIREFGKPPQSPSLRKVLAQLDSCRKPTVAAIHGTALGGGLETALCCHYRVAVSAARLGLPEVKLGLLPGSGGTQRLPRLIGAEHALDMMIGGKPVAAATAMAWGMVDECTEDELLKAAIEFASRSIAQKNLPRISERKIIDVEEGFFAAYRKKIARRTRGFAAPERIVQCVEAAVSLSFDDGMRKERELFRLCRDSSQSASMRHLFFAERQVARVPDVPKETGVREIDKIAVIGAGTMGAGIALACLNAGLDVSLLDKDRQGLERGRATIEKLLAAAVSKGRQTEAQMQAQLSRLELIDDFSALADADLVIEAVFETMAIKEEVFATLDRVCRDGAILASNTSTLDIDRIASATSRPEDVIGLHFFSPANIMKLLEIVRGARTSAEVIASSMRFAKRLSKIGVLVGNCFGFVGNRMLYGYGRENQFLLLEGAAPEHIDKALTDWGMAMGPNAVGDLAGLDVGYKVRQERTDLPDDPRYYRVSDMLAEQGRYGQKTGRGIYLYENGSRTPIPDPEVGEMIRREAGRLGVEQREIGSEEIIERCIYALVLEGAKILEEGFALRASDIDVVWANGYGFPRYRGGPMFYADTIGVDKVYEAIRGFGERFGPQYWSAPELLATLASDGGKLN, from the coding sequence ATGAGCGAAACAGTCATTCTGACCCGGCATAGTCAGGTCGCGGTCATCACCATCGACAACCCACCGGTCAATGCCTTGTCTCACGCCGTGCGCCAAGGCATCAGCGACTGTCTTGCCGAAGCAGACGGCGACGATGCGATCGAGGCGCTAATTATTTACTGCGCCGGCCGGACATTTATCGCCGGCGCCGATATCCGTGAATTCGGCAAACCGCCGCAAAGCCCTTCGCTGCGGAAAGTTCTCGCGCAATTGGACAGCTGCCGCAAACCGACGGTTGCTGCAATCCACGGCACCGCGCTGGGGGGCGGACTGGAGACCGCGCTGTGCTGTCACTACCGGGTAGCGGTCAGCGCTGCAAGACTGGGTTTGCCGGAGGTCAAGCTGGGTCTCTTACCAGGGTCAGGCGGTACCCAGCGGCTGCCACGGCTGATCGGTGCGGAACACGCGCTCGACATGATGATCGGCGGCAAACCGGTGGCTGCGGCAACCGCCATGGCCTGGGGGATGGTCGATGAATGTACCGAAGACGAATTACTAAAAGCCGCCATTGAATTCGCCTCGCGATCGATTGCTCAAAAAAATCTGCCGCGCATCAGCGAGCGCAAAATCATCGATGTCGAGGAGGGCTTTTTCGCAGCGTACCGAAAAAAAATCGCGCGCCGCACGCGGGGCTTTGCAGCGCCCGAAAGAATCGTGCAATGCGTCGAAGCAGCGGTTTCTCTTTCTTTCGATGACGGTATGCGCAAGGAGCGCGAACTGTTTCGCCTTTGTCGCGATTCGAGCCAGAGCGCATCGATGCGGCATTTGTTTTTCGCAGAGCGCCAGGTCGCCCGCGTTCCCGATGTGCCGAAGGAAACCGGGGTACGGGAAATCGACAAAATTGCGGTTATCGGCGCCGGTACCATGGGCGCCGGCATCGCGCTGGCCTGTCTCAATGCGGGTCTGGATGTATCCCTGCTCGATAAGGACCGGCAGGGCCTGGAGCGTGGCCGGGCCACGATCGAAAAGTTGCTGGCGGCAGCGGTCAGCAAGGGGCGACAAACAGAGGCGCAAATGCAGGCGCAGTTGTCCCGCCTGGAACTCATCGACGATTTCTCGGCTCTGGCCGATGCCGACCTGGTCATCGAGGCCGTGTTCGAAACCATGGCTATAAAGGAAGAGGTGTTTGCCACGCTGGACCGGGTATGTCGCGATGGCGCGATACTCGCGAGCAACACTTCGACGCTGGATATCGATCGGATCGCCTCGGCAACTTCCCGCCCCGAAGACGTGATCGGGCTGCATTTTTTTAGCCCCGCAAACATTATGAAACTGCTGGAAATCGTTCGCGGCGCCAGGACCTCGGCTGAGGTCATCGCCAGTTCGATGCGTTTTGCAAAGCGGTTATCGAAGATCGGCGTGCTGGTCGGCAATTGCTTTGGCTTCGTCGGCAACCGCATGCTTTATGGCTATGGCCGCGAAAACCAGTTTCTGTTGCTCGAAGGCGCCGCGCCTGAACATATTGATAAGGCGCTGACTGACTGGGGTATGGCGATGGGGCCGAATGCCGTCGGCGACCTCGCCGGGCTCGATGTTGGTTACAAGGTCCGCCAGGAGCGCACCGACCTCCCCGACGATCCCCGCTATTACCGGGTCTCAGACATGCTGGCCGAACAGGGCCGTTATGGCCAGAAGACCGGCCGCGGCATTTATTTGTACGAGAACGGTTCACGCACACCGATACCGGATCCCGAGGTTGGCGAAATGATCCGGCGGGAAGCCGGGCGCCTGGGGGTGGAGCAACGCGAGATCGGCAGCGAAGAAATCATCGAACGTTGTATTTATGCATTGGTTCTTGAAGGGGCGAAAATACTCGAAGAGGGTTTCGCGTTGCGCGCGAGCGATATAGACGTGGTCTGGGCGAACGGTTACGGTTTTCCGCGCTATCGCGGCGGCCCGATGTTTTATGCTGATACCATAGGCGTGGACAAAGTGTATGAGGCGATCCGCGGGTTTGGCGAGCGCTTTGGCCCGCAATACTGGTCAGCGCCCGAATTGCTGGCGACACTGGCTAGTGATGGCGGCAAACTAAACTAG
- a CDS encoding enoyl-CoA hydratase/isomerase family protein, with translation MNIGKYQEDFPSLRFSAPSEKVLEITLEAAEKLNAADAAMHRDLAYVWRDIDLDDSVNAVLVKGSGKGFSAGGDFELIESMIEDDDTLVRVWKEARDLVYNLINCSKPVISAIHGPAVGAGLAVGLLADISIVAKNARILDGHVRLGVAAGDHAAMIWPLLCGMAKAKYYLLTNKAISGEEAERIGLVSLCVADDELYSTALEIAIELSNGSPSAIRWTKYALNNWLRMAGPNFDTSLALEFMGFRQADIREGLKSLKEKRSPKFSDKSSL, from the coding sequence ATGAACATTGGCAAGTACCAGGAAGACTTCCCGTCACTCCGGTTTTCGGCGCCCAGCGAGAAAGTTTTGGAAATCACGCTCGAGGCCGCGGAGAAACTGAACGCCGCGGACGCGGCCATGCATCGTGACCTGGCCTATGTATGGCGCGACATCGACCTGGATGACTCGGTAAATGCCGTGCTGGTCAAAGGTAGCGGCAAAGGGTTCTCAGCCGGTGGCGATTTCGAACTGATCGAATCGATGATCGAGGACGATGACACGCTGGTGCGCGTCTGGAAGGAAGCGCGTGACCTGGTTTATAACCTGATCAATTGTTCTAAGCCGGTGATTTCGGCCATTCACGGTCCGGCGGTCGGCGCCGGGCTGGCGGTCGGTCTGCTGGCCGATATTTCCATCGTCGCGAAAAACGCCCGCATCCTGGACGGGCATGTCCGGCTCGGCGTCGCCGCCGGCGATCACGCGGCGATGATCTGGCCACTGTTGTGCGGCATGGCAAAGGCCAAATATTATTTGTTGACCAACAAGGCGATAAGCGGCGAGGAGGCGGAGAGAATCGGCCTGGTGTCGCTTTGTGTTGCAGACGACGAACTGTATTCGACGGCGCTGGAAATCGCCATCGAATTGTCGAATGGTAGCCCGAGCGCGATACGCTGGACCAAGTATGCGTTGAACAACTGGCTGCGCATGGCGGGTCCGAATTTCGATACATCGCTCGCGCTTGAGTTCATGGGATTCAGGCAAGCCGATATTCGCGAAGGCCTCAAGTCGCTGAAGGAAAAGCGATCGCCAAAGTTCAGCGACAAATCATCGCTATAG
- a CDS encoding heme-binding protein — protein sequence MDAGSLFGKPAWTGCRFFCFALVLVLYGCGGGSPGQPPVSVDPNTPPIGCSGFCADTPTQLSVADVEGVIAQAVAEAQARGVSATIAVVDRLGNVLAVFRMNGAATSVTVASGMPVSGGLEQVNIVPDSMAAISKAVTAAYLSSEGNAFSTRTASQIIQDHFNPLETMQPGGPLFGVQFSQLPCSDLNQRFSGGLPGAGPYRSPLGLSADPGGLPLYKAGTPVGGIGVISDASYSVDLDIADRDIDADELVALAGAAGLAAPRERRAERISIDGKTLRFSDAEEPDLFADPNAAPSFSSIDGVAGSLIVVPGYSGGAPVRQGVAFGQPASGIRPDTLDFAGLDAFVLVDAVDAERFRPQAGTDGAAALAASEVDEILSRALAVANRARAQIRRPLGSPARVSISVVDSNGVVLGIVRSRDAPVFGIDVSLQKARTATFFSSSAAAGALNGVPPATYLDGGLVVLRKEPLSQYVSRLRSFLGLPTALADGMVAFSDRAGGNLSRPFFPDGIDGNPEGPFSKATGQWSPFSTGLQLDLVYNALIQHVAFVLGLAPDVSANCTGIDGFDTGFAVAGVIPALANGIQIFPGSVPIYRGTQLVGGIGVSGDGVDQDDLIAFLGVHEAALQLGTINNAQIQMRADNLVPQGTRLRYVNCPPTPYLDSDEQNVCDNK from the coding sequence TGCTTTGCCCTGGTTCTCGTGCTTTATGGGTGCGGCGGCGGATCGCCTGGCCAGCCCCCGGTCAGTGTGGACCCGAATACTCCACCTATAGGCTGCAGCGGATTTTGCGCCGATACGCCGACTCAACTCAGCGTCGCCGATGTCGAAGGGGTGATCGCGCAAGCGGTTGCGGAGGCGCAGGCTCGCGGAGTCAGCGCGACGATCGCCGTCGTCGACCGGCTCGGCAACGTGCTGGCTGTTTTTCGGATGAACGGGGCGGCAACGTCGGTGACGGTTGCGTCCGGCATGCCGGTCAGCGGCGGCCTCGAACAGGTCAACATCGTGCCGGACTCGATGGCGGCGATCAGCAAGGCGGTAACCGCCGCTTATCTTTCCAGTGAAGGCAATGCGTTTAGCACTCGTACTGCCAGTCAAATCATTCAAGATCATTTCAATCCGCTGGAGACGATGCAACCTGGCGGGCCATTGTTTGGCGTGCAGTTCAGCCAGCTGCCGTGTTCAGACCTGAATCAGCGTTTCAGTGGCGGCCTGCCCGGCGCCGGCCCTTATCGTTCGCCGTTGGGGTTGTCCGCCGATCCAGGCGGATTGCCACTATACAAGGCCGGAACGCCGGTGGGCGGCATCGGTGTTATCAGCGACGCAAGCTATAGCGTCGACCTCGATATTGCGGATCGCGACATTGACGCCGACGAGCTGGTCGCGCTGGCAGGTGCAGCCGGCCTGGCGGCGCCGCGCGAGCGACGGGCGGAACGTATCAGCATCGATGGCAAGACCCTGCGCTTTTCCGATGCGGAGGAGCCCGATCTGTTTGCCGATCCGAATGCCGCGCCATCTTTCTCCAGCATCGACGGCGTTGCCGGCTCGCTGATCGTGGTGCCCGGTTATTCGGGCGGCGCCCCGGTCAGGCAGGGAGTCGCTTTCGGCCAGCCAGCCTCCGGCATACGCCCCGATACCCTGGACTTCGCCGGGCTGGATGCTTTTGTCCTGGTCGATGCCGTCGATGCCGAGAGGTTTCGGCCGCAGGCTGGAACCGATGGCGCCGCGGCGCTTGCCGCGAGTGAGGTCGATGAAATTCTGTCGCGCGCTTTGGCGGTTGCAAACCGGGCCAGGGCGCAGATTCGCCGGCCATTGGGGAGCCCGGCCCGGGTCAGCATATCGGTTGTGGACAGCAACGGCGTAGTGCTGGGGATCGTCCGCAGCCGCGACGCGCCCGTGTTTGGTATAGATGTTTCCTTGCAAAAGGCGCGTACGGCGACGTTTTTCTCGTCCAGCGCCGCTGCCGGTGCGCTGAACGGCGTGCCGCCGGCCACTTATCTCGATGGCGGGCTGGTCGTTCTCCGCAAGGAGCCGTTGTCACAGTATGTTTCCCGGCTCAGGTCATTCCTCGGGCTGCCCACGGCGCTGGCCGATGGCATGGTCGCGTTCTCCGACCGGGCGGGCGGCAATCTGTCCAGGCCGTTTTTCCCTGACGGCATCGATGGCAATCCCGAAGGGCCGTTTAGCAAAGCAACGGGTCAATGGAGTCCTTTTTCAACCGGCTTGCAACTGGACCTGGTGTATAACGCGCTGATCCAGCACGTAGCTTTTGTGCTCGGACTGGCGCCCGATGTGTCCGCCAATTGCACCGGCATAGACGGTTTCGACACTGGTTTTGCCGTTGCTGGGGTAATTCCGGCCCTGGCCAACGGGATCCAGATTTTCCCGGGCAGCGTGCCGATATACCGCGGTACCCAACTGGTCGGGGGGATCGGCGTTTCAGGCGATGGCGTGGACCAGGACGACTTGATCGCCTTTCTCGGAGTACACGAAGCCGCGCTGCAACTGGGTACGATCAACAACGCGCAAATCCAGATGCGCGCTGACAACCTGGTGCCGCAGGGAACCCGGCTGCGTTACGTCAATTGCCCGCCCACGCCCTATCTCGACAGCGACGAACAAAATGTCTGCGACAACAAATAA